CTTCCTCGGCGCCGGCGGCCGTATGCACGACGCCGGTCCCGCCCTCGCCATCGCCTACCTGGTCTGCGGAATCTTCGCCTTCTTCGTGGTGCGCGCCCTCGGTGAGCTGGTCCTGTACCGGCCCTCCTCGGGCTCCTTCGTCTCGTACGCGCGGGAGTTCCTCGGTGAGAAGGGGGCATACGTCGCCGGGTGGATGTACTTCGTCAACTGGTCCACCACCGGTATCGCCGACATCACCGCGATCGCGCTCTACACGCACTACTGGAGCCTGTTCACGGACATCCCGCAGTGGACGCTGGCCCTGATCGCGCTGGCCGTGGTGCTCGCGCTCAACCTCATCTCGGTGAAGATCTTCGGCGAGATGGAGTTCTGGTTCGCGATCATCAAGGTGGCCGCGCTCGTCGCCTTCATGTTCATCGGCATCTTCCTGCTGATGACCCAGCACGAGGTGGGCGGCCAGACCCCTGGCCTGCACGTCATCACCGACAACGGCGGTCTGATGCCGCACGGCGTTTTGCCGGTCGTCCTGGTGATGCAGGGCGTCGTCTTCGCCTACGCCTCGCTGGAGCTGGTGGGCGTCGCGGCGGGCGAGACCGCCGAACCGCAGAAGGTCGTGCCGCGCGCGGTGAACTCGATCATGTGGCGCGTGGGCCTGTTCTACGTCGGCTCCGTCGTCCTGCTCGCCCTGCTGCTGCCCGGCTCGATGTACTCGGCCGACCAGAGCCCGTTCGTGACGGTCCTGTCCAAGATCGGCGTGCCGGCGGCCGGTGACGTGATGAACCTGGTCGTCCTGACCGCGGCCATGTCCAGCCTCAACTCGGGCCTGTACTCCACCGGCCGCATCCTGCGCTCGATGGCCATGGCGGGCTCGGCCCCGAAGTTCACCGCCCGGATGAACCGCAGCCAGGTGCCCTACGGCGGCATCATGCTGACCTCGGCCGTGTGCGTCCTCGGCGTCGGGCTGAACTACCTGGTGCCGGGCCAGGCGTTCGAGATCGTGCTGAACATCGCCTCGCTCGGCATCATCAGCACCTGGGTGATCATCATGATCTGTCACCTGGCCTTCGTCCGGCGGTCCAAGCAGGGCCTGGTCACCCGGCCGACGTTCCGGCTCTGGGGCAGCCCGGTCACCGAGATCGTCACCATCGCCTTCCTGCTCTCCGTGCTCGGCCTGATGTGGAAGGACCCGGAGGTGGGCCGCAAGACCCTCTACCTGATCCCGATCATCTCCGCGGCCCTGGTCGCGGGCTGGTACGCCATCCGGCGCCGGACCAGGAACTCGCTCGAGACCTGATCCGTCCTCGCGACGTCGACCGTGCGGCCGGACCCTCGGGGGGTCGGGCCGCACGGTCGTTCTCGGGTGCCGCGGGTCAGCCGCGGGGTCCCGGCTTCGCGGGATCCCAGGGCAGCGGCTCCAGCGGACGGCTCTGGGCCCAGGCCGGGCCGAGGTCGTCCAGGGTGTAACCGAAGGGGTACGAGCGCACCCGGACACGCGCGGGCCGTGACTCCGGCCGCGCCGGTCCGAGCCGTACCAGCAGCGCCCGCGCGCGCAGGGCACCGGCCACGAGACGGCGCGTGCGGCGGGGCTGCTCGGGGTAGCCCAGCGCCTCAAGCAGCGGCCGGTCGAGCAGCGCCAGCAGGACCCGGGCGACCAGTGGGCGCAGGAGAGCCGGGTACCAGGCCGCCACGGTGCGGAAAGTGGCGCCCGCCACCCGGTGGTTGGCGGGGTCGTAGGCGTACCTCGCCCGCTCGTAGTCGTCGTGGAACTTCTCGAAATCCGCGTAGCGGGCCGGCACGTTCTCGATGCCCATCATGCGTCCCGTCGTCGCCGCGCTGACCGCCAGTGCCTCCCTCTCGACCTCGCACAGCGGCCGCCAGCCGAACCGGTCGATCCAGCGCTTGGGCCCGACGATCGTGGTGGCCAGGACGTAGAGGAAGTCCTCGTTGGGGATGCGGTACCGGGCGTGGATGCGGTTGAGGTGCCGCACCGCCGCCCGGCTCCGCTGCGATCCGGGACCCTCCTCGGTCATCTCGTAGCCGAAGAGCAGGGTGTCGTCGTAGCGCTTCTGCCCGGCCTTCTCGAACTCCTGGGTGCGGTCGAGGAGTTGGGAGATTCGGGGGACACCGAAGTCGCGCAGGAAGGCGACCGAGACACCCTGGCGGTAGTCCCAGGGGAATTCGTACTGGGTGATCCAGCGGGTGATCTGTGCGTGGTCGCGCTCTGGGTCCATGCGGCGGATGGCGCGCAGTCGGCTGTAGCGGCCCACGGGGGTCCTCCTCGGCGGGTGCACGGGCTCGGGCTGCCGGGCCGCGCTCTTCCGTGCGCCGACGTCCGGACGCACAACTCCCTTTCCATACGCACCTCTTGGGGCCCGGCGGGGCGGATCGCTCCGGCGAGATGCAACACTGACGATGAATCTGTTTCATTGTTGCGTCAAGGGGTTCGGACCGAACCGGGCGTGGGCTAGGGTCGGGCACCTGTCCGGGGCGGCTCGCGGGGCGAGAGGGGTGGCGGCGCATGACGCGTACACATGTGGGGCGGCCCGTGCGGGCGGCGGGCCGCAGGCCCGAGACGGACGAGGTCACCGAGCGCGTCCTGGACGCCGCGCGCGAGCAGTTGATCCGCTTCGGACTGCGGCGCACCACGGTCGACGACGTCGCCCGCGCGGCCGGGATCGCACGGGTCACCGTCTACCGCCGGGTCGGCAACAAGGAGGCCGTGGTCTCGGCCTGTCTGCTGCGCGAGTACCGCCGTTTCGTCGAGGACCTGGACGCGGCGATGGGTCCGTTGCCGTCGGTCCAGGAGCGGGTGACCGAGGGCTTCGTGGCCGTCCTGCGGCACATCCGTGAGCACGAACTCATCGGCGGCATGCTGGAGTCGGAGCCCGAGACCCTGCTGCCGTACCTCACCGTCGACGGCGGCCCCGTCCTGCGGGCGATGCGCGACTACGTCGCCCGGCGCCTGGACGAGGAACGCCGCGCCGAGGGCCTGCCGGTCGGCGGCGCCACCGCGGTGGCCGAGCTGATGGTCCGTATCACCGTGTCGTTCCTGCTGAATCCGGAGACCTGCTTCGACCTGGACAGCGAGGAGGGCGCGCGGGCCTTCGCCCGCCGCTATCTGGTTCCCCTGCTCGCGAGTTGAGGGCAGCCCGTGCCGCACGGTGTGCGCAGGGTGCCGAAAAGGCCGTGGCCCCCGGTCGGAACCGGAGGCCACGGATGTCGTACGGGGCGGGGATCAGTGCTTGCCGCAGGCGCACTTGCCGCCGTGGCCGTGCAGCTCGTGCACCGCCTCGATCTGCTTCCAGCCCTTGGGTGCCTCGATGGGGGCACCGGAGCGCAGGGACAGACCGGCCGCCTTCGCCTTGGACTTCTCCGGCCGGGTGGGCTGGAACAGCCAGGTGTCGAAGAGCTCGTCGAGCTGCTTGCCGGAGACCTTCTCCGCGTACGCGACGAATTCCGGGATCCGGGCGTTGCCGTGGGCGCGCTCGGTGGGCCAGCCCTTGAGGATCTCGAAGAAGGCCTTGTCGCCGACCTCGTTGCGCAGCGCCTGCACGGTCAGCGCGCCGCGGTCGTACACCGCGCCGTCGAACTGCTTGTCCGGGCCCGGGTCGCCCGGCTTGACCGTCCAGAACTCGTCGTCGGCCGGGTAGGAGTCGTAGACGTAGTCCGCGATCTCCTGGGTGGTGCCCTCGCCCTGGGCCTCCGACCACAGCCACTGCGCGTAGCTGGCGAAGCCCTCGTTCAGCCAGATGTCCGACCAGGCGCCGAGCGAGACGCTGTCGCCGTACCACTGGTGGGCCAGCTCGTGCACCACGACGGAGACGTTCGAGCCCTTGGCGAACTGCTTGGGGCTGTAGAACGGCCGGGTCTGCGTCTCCAGCGCGAAGCCGCTCTTCACGTTCGGTACGTAGCCGCCGAGCGCGTTGAACGGGTAGGGGCCGAAGTACTGCTCCAGGAACTCCGCCGCCTCGCCGGTGCGCTCGATGCTGGCCCGCGCCGCGCCCGCGTTCTCACCGAGGTCCTTGCTGTACGCGTTGACGATGGGCAGGCCGCTGGACGTCTTGCCGGTGGTGATGTCGAACTTGCCGACCGCCAGCGTGGTCAGGTACGAGGCCTGCGGCTTGGGGGAGCGCCAGCTGTAGCGCGTCCACCCGGCCTTCGAACTCGTCGACTGCAACGTGCCGTTGGAGATCGCCTGAGTGCCGTCGGGGACCGAGACGGAGACGTCGTAGCTGGCCTTGTCCAGCGGGTGGTCGTTCGAGGGGAACCACCAGGCCGCGGACTCCGGCTCCTGCGCGGCGACTGCGCCGTCCGGCGTGCGCACCCAGGCGGTCCAGTCGTTGATCTTCACGGTGGACGGCTTGTCGGCGTAGCGCACGACGACGGTCAGGGGCGTGTCCTTGGGCAGGCCCTGGGCCGGAGTGATCTCCAGCTCCTGCTGACCGGTCTTCTTGAACCGCGCCTTCTCACCGTTGACGCGGACGTCGGTGACCTTCAGCGCGAAGTCCAGATTGAACCGGGACAGGTCCTGCTTGGTGGTCGCGAGGATCGTCGCGGTGCCCTCGAGCAGGTCGGTCTTCGGCTGGTACTTGAGCCTCAGGTCGTAGTGCGAAACGTCATACCCGCCGTTGCCGGCGGCGGGGTAGTACGAGTCGCCGATGCTCGGAGCCCCGGGGGTGTAGTCGGCCGCCGACGCGGGGAGCGCCAGCAGCAGACCGGTGGCGAGGACGCCCGGGACGAGGAGTCTGCGGTGCACGAATTCTCCAAGTGGTGGGGGACACAAGATGTGTTGGAGCATATTCAGCCCCCCTGTCCCTGTCGTGTCTACGGTCTCGTGCGCCACAGGACTGACATCGGGCCGACATCTCCGCGCGTTGCTTCCGGTATTTCCGCGCTGTACGGCCGCCGCACGGCTATCGAACAGCTTGTACGAACTGGCTGGAATTGCTTGGAGGTATCGGGGTAGGCGCCGGACATCGGCCCGCTCCATGCCGTTGACCGATCGGTCGAATGGGTGGCTTATGGCCCGCTATGTGGTATGCCGAAACAAGTGAAACAGCTGAATACGTAACGAACTCGGACAAACAACAGCACATGACTAAAAAGTATGAAAGGTGCCGCCCGTGAGGCAGGACGACAAAGGAGCGGACGAGGGCGCGACCGCGGATCTCACCGGAGGCCGTGGTGACCCCCTGACACCCGCCCAGGGACGCCCGGTCACCGACCGGATCGTCTTCGGTGTCTCGGCGGTACTGACCCTCGGCTTCGTGGTGTGGGGCTGGCTCGCCACCGACAACCTGGAGAGCGTCTCCGGGAAGATGCTCGACGGCCTGGTGAAGAACGGCGGTTGGGCATTCATGCTCGTCGCCTCCTGCTTCGTCGTCTTCGCGCTCTGGCTCGCGGCCAGCCGCTACGGCAGGATCCGGCTCGGCAAGGAGGGCGAACAGCCCGAGTTCCGTACCGTGTCCTGGGTCGCGATGATGTTCAGCGCGGGCATGGGCATCGGCCTGATGTTCTACGGCGTGAGCGAACCGCTGTCGCACTACAACTCCCCGCCACCGGGCACCGATCCGGCCACCTCGGCGGACAAGATGCAGACGTCGATGGCCACCACGCTCTTCCACTGGACGCTGCACCCCTGGGCGATCTACGCGGTGGCCGGACTCGCCATCGCCTACAGCACCTTCCGGCGGCGGCGCCGCCAGACCATCAGCGCGGTGTTCGCCCCGCTGATCGGCGAGCGCCACGCCAACGGCGCGGCCGGGCGGGTCATCGACATCCTCGCCATCTTCGCCACCCTCTTCGGCTCGGCCGCCTCGCTGGGCCTCGGCGCCCTGCAGATCGGCTCCGGCATAGAGGTTCTGGACTGGAAGAGCGACGTCGGTACGGGCCTGCTCGTGCTGATCATCGCGGTGCTCACCGCGGCCTTCGTGCTCTCCGCCGTCTCCGGTGTGGAGAAGGGCATCCAGTGGCTGTCGAACACCAACATGGTGCTCGCGCTCATCCTGGCCCTCTTCGTGTTCATCGCCGGGCCGACCATCATCGTGCTCGACATGCTGCCGACCTCCGTCTTTTCCTACCTCGGTGACCTGCCCGAGCTGGCCGGGCGCACCGACGCCACCGGTGGCAAGGACGTCGCCGACTGGCTGGGCAGCTGGACGGTCTTCTACTGGGCCTGGTGGATCTCCTGGACGCCGTTCGTCGGCATGTTCATCGCGAGGATCAGCCGGGGCCGCACCATCCGGCAG
This is a stretch of genomic DNA from Streptomyces sp. NA04227. It encodes these proteins:
- a CDS encoding amino acid permease gives rise to the protein MSKEALDTAVPVSRTDAAATPHDAGDAGYSKDLKARHVNMIAIGGAIGTGLFLGAGGRMHDAGPALAIAYLVCGIFAFFVVRALGELVLYRPSSGSFVSYAREFLGEKGAYVAGWMYFVNWSTTGIADITAIALYTHYWSLFTDIPQWTLALIALAVVLALNLISVKIFGEMEFWFAIIKVAALVAFMFIGIFLLMTQHEVGGQTPGLHVITDNGGLMPHGVLPVVLVMQGVVFAYASLELVGVAAGETAEPQKVVPRAVNSIMWRVGLFYVGSVVLLALLLPGSMYSADQSPFVTVLSKIGVPAAGDVMNLVVLTAAMSSLNSGLYSTGRILRSMAMAGSAPKFTARMNRSQVPYGGIMLTSAVCVLGVGLNYLVPGQAFEIVLNIASLGIISTWVIIMICHLAFVRRSKQGLVTRPTFRLWGSPVTEIVTIAFLLSVLGLMWKDPEVGRKTLYLIPIISAALVAGWYAIRRRTRNSLET
- a CDS encoding oxygenase MpaB family protein produces the protein MGRYSRLRAIRRMDPERDHAQITRWITQYEFPWDYRQGVSVAFLRDFGVPRISQLLDRTQEFEKAGQKRYDDTLLFGYEMTEEGPGSQRSRAAVRHLNRIHARYRIPNEDFLYVLATTIVGPKRWIDRFGWRPLCEVEREALAVSAATTGRMMGIENVPARYADFEKFHDDYERARYAYDPANHRVAGATFRTVAAWYPALLRPLVARVLLALLDRPLLEALGYPEQPRRTRRLVAGALRARALLVRLGPARPESRPARVRVRSYPFGYTLDDLGPAWAQSRPLEPLPWDPAKPGPRG
- a CDS encoding TetR/AcrR family transcriptional regulator; its protein translation is MTRTHVGRPVRAAGRRPETDEVTERVLDAAREQLIRFGLRRTTVDDVARAAGIARVTVYRRVGNKEAVVSACLLREYRRFVEDLDAAMGPLPSVQERVTEGFVAVLRHIREHELIGGMLESEPETLLPYLTVDGGPVLRAMRDYVARRLDEERRAEGLPVGGATAVAELMVRITVSFLLNPETCFDLDSEEGARAFARRYLVPLLAS
- a CDS encoding M1 family metallopeptidase; protein product: MHRRLLVPGVLATGLLLALPASAADYTPGAPSIGDSYYPAAGNGGYDVSHYDLRLKYQPKTDLLEGTATILATTKQDLSRFNLDFALKVTDVRVNGEKARFKKTGQQELEITPAQGLPKDTPLTVVVRYADKPSTVKINDWTAWVRTPDGAVAAQEPESAAWWFPSNDHPLDKASYDVSVSVPDGTQAISNGTLQSTSSKAGWTRYSWRSPKPQASYLTTLAVGKFDITTGKTSSGLPIVNAYSKDLGENAGAARASIERTGEAAEFLEQYFGPYPFNALGGYVPNVKSGFALETQTRPFYSPKQFAKGSNVSVVVHELAHQWYGDSVSLGAWSDIWLNEGFASYAQWLWSEAQGEGTTQEIADYVYDSYPADDEFWTVKPGDPGPDKQFDGAVYDRGALTVQALRNEVGDKAFFEILKGWPTERAHGNARIPEFVAYAEKVSGKQLDELFDTWLFQPTRPEKSKAKAAGLSLRSGAPIEAPKGWKQIEAVHELHGHGGKCACGKH
- a CDS encoding BCCT family transporter, encoding MTPAQGRPVTDRIVFGVSAVLTLGFVVWGWLATDNLESVSGKMLDGLVKNGGWAFMLVASCFVVFALWLAASRYGRIRLGKEGEQPEFRTVSWVAMMFSAGMGIGLMFYGVSEPLSHYNSPPPGTDPATSADKMQTSMATTLFHWTLHPWAIYAVAGLAIAYSTFRRRRRQTISAVFAPLIGERHANGAAGRVIDILAIFATLFGSAASLGLGALQIGSGIEVLDWKSDVGTGLLVLIIAVLTAAFVLSAVSGVEKGIQWLSNTNMVLALILALFVFIAGPTIIVLDMLPTSVFSYLGDLPELAGRTDATGGKDVADWLGSWTVFYWAWWISWTPFVGMFIARISRGRTIRQFVGGVILVPSTVSLVWFAIFGSTAMKLQERGELADATTPEGQLFDVLEQFPIATVSSLLVMVLVGIFFVSGADAASIVMGTLSQKGALEPGRMVVVFWGVVTGAVAAIMLLIGDGQGDALQGLQNLTILAAAPFVLVMIGMCVALMRDLRRDPLIVRGKMGMEAVGAAVVQGHTKYDGEFEIRVGPGSGPQVEGDPIGPGHGTETVKDAVDKV